One part of the Salinimonas iocasae genome encodes these proteins:
- a CDS encoding acyl-CoA dehydrogenase family protein has protein sequence MNFELTDDQQAFADTARQFAREVLAPNAAKWDREHHFPVEAIQQAGELGFCGLYTPEEAGGLGLSRLDSSIIFEQLAMGCTTTTAMLTIHNMATWMIATWGQDAVKQMWCETLVTGQKLASYCLTEPGAGSDAASLKTSARKEGDHYVLNGSKVFISGAGSTDVLVVMARTGEDGAKGVSAFAVPADADGISYGKPEEKMGWNAQPTRMITFEDVKLDPQWLLGNEGEGFKLAMKGLDGGRINIATCSLGTAQQALNTARDYMQEREQFGKPIAAFQALQFKLADMGTELVAARQMVRLAAWKLDNDDADKTTYCAMAKRFATDVGFTVCNEALQLHGGYGYIKEYPLERHVRDVRVHQILEGTNEIMRVIIGRRLIADEREVL, from the coding sequence ATGAATTTTGAACTCACAGATGATCAACAGGCTTTTGCTGATACTGCGCGCCAGTTTGCCCGTGAGGTCCTGGCACCTAATGCAGCGAAGTGGGATCGTGAACACCATTTTCCGGTAGAGGCTATTCAACAGGCTGGTGAGCTCGGCTTTTGCGGACTCTATACCCCTGAAGAAGCAGGGGGGTTAGGTCTGAGTCGCCTTGATTCCTCTATTATTTTTGAACAATTAGCAATGGGCTGCACCACGACAACGGCAATGCTAACCATACACAACATGGCAACATGGATGATTGCAACCTGGGGACAGGATGCGGTTAAGCAGATGTGGTGTGAGACATTGGTTACCGGTCAGAAACTGGCATCTTACTGTCTGACTGAGCCGGGTGCCGGTTCAGATGCGGCATCACTTAAGACCAGCGCTCGCAAAGAAGGCGACCACTATGTGCTTAATGGTTCAAAAGTGTTCATCTCTGGTGCCGGTAGTACCGATGTGCTGGTGGTAATGGCAAGAACCGGTGAGGACGGTGCCAAAGGGGTTTCAGCGTTCGCGGTGCCTGCCGATGCTGATGGTATTTCCTATGGCAAGCCAGAAGAAAAAATGGGCTGGAATGCACAGCCTACGCGCATGATCACCTTTGAAGATGTCAAACTTGATCCGCAATGGCTGCTAGGCAATGAAGGCGAAGGGTTCAAGCTTGCCATGAAGGGGCTGGATGGCGGTCGCATTAATATTGCTACCTGCTCTTTGGGCACCGCGCAACAGGCGCTGAATACTGCGCGTGATTATATGCAGGAGCGTGAGCAGTTTGGTAAACCTATTGCTGCTTTCCAGGCTTTGCAGTTCAAACTGGCGGACATGGGAACTGAACTGGTAGCGGCGCGGCAGATGGTTCGCCTGGCTGCCTGGAAGCTGGACAATGATGATGCCGATAAAACCACGTATTGTGCAATGGCAAAACGTTTTGCAACAGATGTAGGCTTCACGGTTTGTAATGAAGCATTGCAACTGCATGGTGGATACGGGTACATCAAAGAATATCCGCTGGAGCGCCATGTTCGCGATGTGCGGGTTCATCAGATTCTGGAAGGTACCAATGAAATTATGCGCGTTATCATTGGCCGTCGCCTGATTGCCGATGAACGCGAAGTGCTTTAA
- a CDS encoding putative RNA methyltransferase has product MWQCPLCQQSLQLTDKFWHCENNHTFDKAKSGYVNLLPVQNKNSRQPGDDKVMLTARKDFHSTAGYAPLMAELAACIHKETLHKSAVCLFETGCGEGAYVRYLRQALSAHKVSLTTSANDIAKVGVERAAKADKESQYVVASSYHLPLQSESQDVLLEVFAPGDHAEYARVMKPDGVMITVDPGPEHLFELKQHIYTHPQKHEISAPDSEALTMKAQQHVKFSLDLHDDKRRTGLLGMTPLYWKLQPEKREALAEALQQVTADFVIRTWCKPS; this is encoded by the coding sequence ATGTGGCAATGTCCACTCTGCCAACAATCACTCCAACTTACAGATAAATTCTGGCACTGCGAGAATAACCACACCTTTGATAAAGCCAAAAGTGGTTATGTTAATTTACTGCCGGTGCAGAATAAGAACTCCAGGCAGCCTGGTGACGACAAAGTCATGCTTACCGCACGAAAAGATTTTCATAGTACAGCTGGCTACGCGCCTCTAATGGCTGAACTGGCAGCATGTATTCACAAAGAAACGCTGCACAAGTCTGCTGTTTGCCTGTTTGAAACGGGGTGCGGTGAAGGGGCGTACGTTCGTTATCTGCGTCAGGCGTTGTCAGCACACAAAGTCTCACTGACCACTTCTGCCAACGATATAGCGAAGGTGGGCGTAGAGCGCGCAGCAAAAGCGGATAAAGAGAGTCAGTATGTTGTGGCCAGCTCATATCATCTGCCGCTGCAGAGTGAGTCACAGGATGTACTGCTGGAAGTTTTCGCTCCGGGGGACCACGCAGAATATGCCAGGGTAATGAAACCTGATGGTGTAATGATAACCGTCGATCCGGGTCCGGAACATCTGTTTGAGTTGAAGCAGCACATCTACACGCATCCTCAAAAACACGAAATCAGTGCACCTGACAGCGAAGCGCTTACCATGAAAGCGCAGCAACACGTCAAATTCAGTCTGGATTTACACGATGACAAACGCCGTACAGGTCTGCTGGGTATGACGCCACTGTACTGGAAATTACAGCCTGAAAAACGGGAGGCGTTAGCTGAAGCGTTGCAACAGGTCACTGCGGATTTTGTGATCAGGACTTGGTGTAAGCCATCATGA
- a CDS encoding response regulator, which translates to MTYRVAIVEDNATARATLRSHLLQIEPFTVSSFSQGSELQSALRVQHFEIIIFDYYLGETKTGVEWLTTLRESRFIRPGTGIIFITSDRLPQTIGQIIDCQPDLVLIKPYNLQTLSRGIKQYLAYRQVAHSALQAMDEQQPAEALRLLKASLSQDIPLRIRTDIIKLKARLLFESGEIRQARELYEAVLLDSDRVLWAQWGKIKCLYMEGRWEHCQSDLTGLIETELAKNKAFEWLAGLSFEQQAYDKAEYYLDRIAFSALSIPAARLKSLTYQRQDRVLDGIDLLQKKRHSHKTSKETFNEFTFELAEFYLSIAEHQPAANRGESLSQARRLIGVAGRQNYDAQQNKKQAVLMAYAAVLEGDSVRAQSLLEHDIADYFARTDAATLISAAKVYSSLNKAEKAREMLSMAHERTQNNLSLAQRTSHQDAIRTAEQQLGIAADQAFELNDEGTRYFLQKLYLKAMYYFYQAHILLPERAAFALNLLQCMTETDTADYRTVKAQTLFTRLTRTRLSTSNHTRLQKIRQMFADKSMSLPDDSQTGQPGLSDPE; encoded by the coding sequence ATGACTTACCGCGTTGCAATTGTAGAAGATAATGCCACTGCCCGGGCCACACTCAGAAGCCACCTTCTGCAGATTGAGCCGTTTACTGTCAGCAGTTTCAGTCAGGGCAGTGAATTACAGTCGGCCCTGCGCGTTCAGCATTTCGAGATAATAATATTCGACTACTATCTGGGCGAAACCAAAACCGGCGTTGAATGGCTTACTACATTGCGTGAATCGCGCTTTATCCGGCCCGGAACGGGAATAATTTTTATTACTTCCGACAGGCTACCTCAGACCATTGGCCAGATCATTGATTGCCAGCCTGATTTAGTGCTGATTAAACCTTACAATCTGCAAACACTTTCCAGAGGTATCAAACAGTATCTTGCATACCGACAGGTTGCGCACAGCGCTTTACAGGCTATGGATGAGCAGCAACCAGCGGAGGCCCTAAGGCTGCTGAAAGCCTCACTGAGTCAGGATATCCCCTTACGTATCCGAACGGATATTATAAAACTTAAAGCCCGCTTATTGTTCGAGTCCGGTGAGATTCGACAAGCAAGAGAATTGTATGAAGCGGTTTTACTGGACAGCGATCGTGTGCTGTGGGCTCAGTGGGGAAAAATCAAATGTCTTTATATGGAAGGTCGCTGGGAGCATTGCCAGAGCGATCTCACCGGACTGATTGAAACCGAGCTGGCCAAAAACAAAGCCTTTGAGTGGCTTGCTGGTCTGAGTTTCGAGCAGCAGGCGTATGATAAGGCAGAGTATTATCTCGACCGTATTGCTTTTTCAGCGCTCAGCATTCCCGCAGCGCGCTTAAAATCTTTAACCTATCAGCGCCAGGATCGCGTACTCGACGGAATTGATTTATTACAGAAAAAACGGCATTCCCACAAAACGTCCAAAGAGACTTTCAATGAGTTTACGTTTGAACTGGCCGAATTCTATTTATCCATCGCAGAACATCAGCCTGCTGCTAACCGGGGTGAAAGTCTGAGCCAGGCGCGCCGCCTTATCGGGGTAGCCGGTCGTCAGAATTACGACGCGCAGCAAAACAAAAAACAAGCTGTATTGATGGCTTATGCTGCTGTATTGGAAGGCGACAGCGTTCGCGCACAGTCATTGCTTGAACACGACATCGCAGACTATTTCGCACGGACAGATGCCGCTACACTCATCTCCGCTGCGAAGGTGTATTCGTCCTTAAATAAGGCCGAAAAAGCCAGGGAAATGTTATCGATGGCGCATGAAAGAACACAAAATAACTTAAGCCTTGCACAGCGAACCTCGCATCAGGACGCAATTCGCACCGCAGAACAGCAACTTGGTATCGCTGCCGACCAGGCATTTGAACTTAACGACGAAGGCACCCGTTATTTTTTGCAGAAGCTGTATCTCAAAGCCATGTATTATTTTTATCAGGCGCATATTTTGTTACCTGAAAGAGCGGCTTTTGCGCTCAACCTTTTGCAGTGTATGACTGAGACAGACACCGCCGACTACCGGACAGTCAAAGCACAGACCCTGTTCACCCGACTCACGCGCACCCGGTTATCAACATCAAATCATACAAGGCTGCAGAAAATCAGACAGATGTTTGCTGATAAGTCTATGTCACTGCCCGATGATTCTCAGACAGGCCAGCCCGGCTTGAGTGACCCGGAATAA
- a CDS encoding CoA-acylating methylmalonate-semialdehyde dehydrogenase, translated as MKHVPLLINGEFKNSDATQHIDVTNPANNEVIAQAPCATEDEISQAIASAKTAFETWKDVPVTERARLMMRYQALLKEHQKDIAETLAQETGKTFDDAMGDVWRGIEVVEQAMNVPSLMMGETAENVARGIDTYSYTQPLGVCAGITPFNFPAMIPLWMFPLAIACGNTFVLKPSEQDPLTPVRLAELFKEAGAPDGVLNVIHGGKEQVEPLLTHPDIKAVSFVGSVPVGQHIYRTATAHMKRAQCFAGAKNHTVIMPDANKEHVLNNLVGASVGAAGQRCMAISVAVFVGEAQQWIPELAERIKAVKPGPWDQKESAYGPVISPQAKERVLRLIDSGKQQGATCLVDGSDFTVEGYENGNWIGPTVFSDVTDEMDIYKEEIFGPVLSIMNADSLDDALTLVNNNPYGNGTSIFTSNGAAARKYQHEVTVGQVGINIPIPVPLPFFSFTGWKNSFFGDLHAYGKQAIRFYSETKTITSRWLEDDIPGGPNMTISLG; from the coding sequence ATGAAACATGTACCCTTATTAATCAATGGTGAGTTCAAAAACTCTGATGCAACTCAGCACATTGATGTTACGAATCCTGCTAATAATGAAGTCATTGCGCAGGCTCCCTGCGCCACAGAAGACGAAATCTCTCAGGCTATCGCGTCAGCAAAAACAGCGTTTGAGACCTGGAAAGATGTACCTGTAACCGAGCGTGCCCGTCTGATGATGCGTTATCAGGCACTGCTTAAAGAACACCAAAAAGACATCGCTGAAACGCTTGCGCAGGAAACCGGCAAAACATTTGATGATGCAATGGGCGATGTATGGCGTGGTATTGAAGTGGTTGAACAGGCTATGAATGTGCCGTCACTGATGATGGGCGAAACAGCAGAGAACGTCGCCCGTGGTATCGATACTTATAGCTACACACAGCCACTGGGCGTATGTGCAGGTATTACTCCTTTTAATTTCCCAGCAATGATTCCTTTGTGGATGTTCCCGCTGGCTATTGCCTGTGGTAATACGTTTGTCCTTAAGCCTTCAGAGCAGGACCCTCTGACCCCCGTTCGCCTGGCCGAGCTCTTCAAAGAAGCCGGCGCTCCAGACGGCGTACTGAATGTCATTCATGGTGGTAAAGAACAGGTCGAGCCGCTGCTAACCCATCCGGATATTAAAGCGGTTTCATTCGTCGGTTCTGTTCCGGTCGGCCAGCATATCTATCGTACCGCTACGGCGCATATGAAACGCGCCCAATGTTTCGCGGGTGCGAAAAACCATACCGTTATTATGCCGGATGCTAATAAAGAGCATGTTCTGAATAATCTTGTGGGTGCTTCTGTTGGTGCTGCCGGTCAACGCTGTATGGCTATTTCTGTTGCTGTATTTGTGGGTGAGGCACAACAGTGGATCCCAGAGTTGGCTGAGCGCATCAAAGCGGTTAAACCAGGTCCGTGGGATCAAAAAGAATCTGCATATGGCCCTGTTATCAGCCCGCAGGCAAAAGAGCGCGTATTACGTCTTATCGACAGCGGTAAACAGCAGGGCGCAACCTGCCTGGTCGACGGTTCAGACTTTACCGTAGAAGGTTACGAAAACGGAAACTGGATTGGCCCGACGGTCTTCAGTGACGTTACAGATGAAATGGATATTTACAAAGAAGAAATTTTCGGACCGGTATTATCCATCATGAACGCGGATTCTTTGGATGATGCCCTGACACTGGTAAACAACAACCCGTACGGAAACGGTACTTCAATCTTTACCTCTAATGGCGCCGCAGCACGCAAATATCAGCACGAAGTAACAGTTGGGCAGGTAGGTATTAATATTCCGATTCCTGTACCGCTGCCGTTTTTCTCTTTTACCGGGTGGAAAAACTCGTTCTTTGGCGATCTGCACGCTTACGGCAAACAAGCGATTCGCTTCTATTCCGAGACCAAAACTATCACATCGCGCTGGCTGGAAGATGACATCCCTGGCGGCCCGAATATGACAATTTCACTGGGGTAA
- a CDS encoding methyltransferase, whose protein sequence is MKATDQYFDGIADKFVRNIYGTTKGKLRHLLLLESMQPYLESPGRRIIEIGGGTGIMTRELAQQGHHVTLTDASEDILKLAGEFLHDLPQVDIVHLPLQQIHTLDSYDLIVCHAVLEWLAEPFEALRSITEKMPAGSQLSLSFFNRDAALFTNAVYGNFDYIARGLKVKNQVRLNPTNALRPADVIEFVGRNDLKVLARSGIRCFHDYMKNKPDTDEVFEQLLTLERQYRSEEPFCWMGKYFHLMLEKT, encoded by the coding sequence ATGAAAGCCACTGACCAGTACTTTGATGGTATAGCCGATAAATTTGTGCGTAACATTTATGGCACAACTAAAGGCAAGTTACGTCATTTATTGTTATTAGAGTCAATGCAGCCTTACCTGGAATCTCCGGGCAGGCGCATCATCGAGATAGGTGGTGGCACAGGTATTATGACAAGAGAACTGGCCCAGCAGGGGCATCATGTGACATTAACAGATGCCTCTGAAGATATTCTCAAACTGGCCGGAGAGTTTTTACATGATCTCCCTCAGGTTGATATCGTTCATCTTCCGCTTCAGCAAATACACACCCTTGATAGCTACGACTTAATTGTATGTCATGCCGTACTTGAGTGGCTGGCAGAACCCTTTGAAGCCTTGCGATCAATTACAGAAAAAATGCCCGCGGGCAGCCAGCTAAGCCTTAGTTTTTTTAACCGTGATGCAGCATTATTTACCAACGCGGTATATGGTAACTTTGATTACATAGCACGTGGTTTAAAGGTTAAAAACCAGGTCAGGCTGAATCCCACCAATGCATTGCGACCCGCTGATGTTATTGAGTTTGTCGGACGCAATGATCTTAAGGTGCTTGCCAGATCGGGTATCCGGTGTTTTCACGACTATATGAAAAACAAACCGGATACCGATGAGGTATTCGAGCAACTGCTGACTCTTGAAAGACAGTACCGCAGCGAAGAACCTTTTTGCTGGATGGGTAAATACTTTCACCTGATGCTGGAAAAAACTTAA
- a CDS encoding enoyl-CoA hydratase/isomerase family protein: MSEHSQTLPVTVSEIPLSNGKVAGHLTLNKPKALNALDLEMAEIMLGALKSWAKRDEVAFVVMDATGDKAFCAGGDIVSMYNAMKDNPDSVPHFVKTFFTVEYTLDYAIRTYNKPVIAWGHGIVMGGGMGLMTGASHRVVTQSSRLAMPEISIGLYPDVGGTYFLPRLPGKTGLFLGLTGASINASDALYIGLADHYCDAQDKDAIFKALAECDVSTAEATSQSVSDVLQRFEVAQDERVAGQVEPHRQAIDSVCEADSLAAVVEGISSLDADDDKWLSKAQKSLAAGSPITAHLVYEQIRRGQSLSLAECFKTELGVSCHCGEYGEFQEGIRALLIDKDNTPQWKFDDVASVPEEVVEYFFSDPWQDESHPLAQLGEKS, translated from the coding sequence ATGAGTGAACACAGTCAGACACTACCTGTTACTGTCAGTGAAATTCCACTGAGTAACGGAAAGGTGGCCGGACATCTCACGCTTAATAAACCCAAAGCATTGAATGCACTGGATTTAGAAATGGCAGAGATTATGCTCGGGGCGCTGAAGTCCTGGGCGAAGCGCGATGAGGTTGCGTTCGTGGTGATGGATGCGACCGGCGATAAGGCATTTTGTGCAGGCGGCGATATTGTCAGTATGTACAACGCCATGAAGGATAACCCTGACAGTGTGCCGCATTTTGTAAAAACCTTTTTTACCGTTGAGTACACGCTGGATTACGCCATTCGCACATACAACAAACCCGTTATTGCGTGGGGACACGGTATTGTAATGGGCGGTGGAATGGGCCTGATGACCGGTGCCTCGCACCGCGTGGTTACACAATCATCACGTCTGGCCATGCCTGAGATATCAATAGGCTTATATCCCGACGTTGGCGGTACCTATTTTCTGCCACGCTTACCCGGCAAAACAGGCCTGTTTTTAGGGCTGACCGGCGCCAGTATCAATGCCTCAGACGCATTGTATATTGGCCTTGCTGATCATTACTGTGACGCACAGGATAAAGATGCAATTTTTAAAGCGCTGGCAGAGTGTGATGTTTCGACCGCCGAAGCGACCAGCCAATCTGTATCTGATGTATTGCAACGCTTTGAAGTTGCGCAGGATGAGCGTGTGGCCGGGCAGGTGGAACCTCACAGACAAGCGATTGATAGCGTGTGTGAGGCAGACTCTCTGGCGGCGGTGGTTGAAGGCATTTCTAGCCTGGATGCCGATGACGACAAGTGGCTGTCAAAGGCACAAAAATCGCTGGCAGCGGGCTCACCGATAACGGCGCATCTGGTGTATGAACAAATCAGGCGGGGGCAGTCACTTTCTCTTGCTGAATGCTTTAAGACCGAGCTTGGTGTGTCCTGTCACTGCGGTGAATATGGTGAGTTTCAGGAAGGGATCCGGGCATTGTTAATTGATAAAGATAATACACCGCAATGGAAGTTTGATGACGTCGCATCGGTACCTGAAGAAGTTGTTGAGTACTTTTTCAGTGACCCCTGGCAGGATGAGTCGCATCCTCTGGCGCAACTGGGAGAAAAATCATGA
- the mmsB gene encoding 3-hydroxyisobutyrate dehydrogenase — MKKIAFIGLGNMGGPMAANLLDAGCDVTVFDLVPAAVEAACAKGAKPAGSAKEAIKEADIIISMLPAATHVKSLYLGDDGIVPHAKPDALIIDSSTIDAQSARDVGEAIESSGRHFVDAPVSGGTAGAAAGTLTFIMGGTDEAVSMARPILEHLGKNIFHAGPLGAGQVAKICNNMLLAVLMAGTSEALQLAIDNGLDPKVMSDIMLQSSGSNWTLEKYNPCPGVMENVPSSNDYAGGFMVKLMNKDLTLAMNAAAQSSSSTPMAALAQSLYRLHQGNGFADKDFSSIFSMFSSEK; from the coding sequence ATGAAAAAGATAGCATTTATCGGACTGGGTAATATGGGTGGCCCAATGGCGGCTAATCTGCTTGATGCAGGTTGTGATGTAACAGTATTTGACCTTGTGCCTGCAGCTGTGGAAGCAGCGTGCGCAAAAGGCGCTAAACCTGCTGGCAGCGCGAAGGAAGCGATTAAAGAGGCAGATATCATAATCAGCATGTTACCGGCCGCCACTCATGTTAAATCACTTTATCTGGGTGATGATGGCATAGTACCGCACGCGAAGCCTGATGCATTGATAATCGACTCAAGCACGATTGATGCACAAAGCGCCAGAGATGTGGGTGAGGCCATTGAGTCATCTGGCCGGCATTTTGTCGATGCGCCGGTATCCGGTGGCACTGCAGGTGCAGCCGCGGGGACTTTGACTTTCATTATGGGTGGCACAGATGAAGCCGTATCCATGGCGCGCCCGATATTAGAGCACCTGGGTAAAAATATCTTTCATGCCGGACCTTTAGGGGCCGGGCAGGTCGCTAAAATTTGCAACAATATGCTTCTTGCTGTACTTATGGCCGGTACCAGTGAGGCGTTACAGTTAGCGATTGATAACGGATTGGATCCCAAGGTCATGAGCGACATCATGTTGCAAAGCTCGGGGTCTAACTGGACGCTTGAAAAATATAACCCGTGCCCCGGTGTGATGGAAAACGTGCCTTCGTCTAACGACTATGCCGGCGGATTTATGGTTAAGCTGATGAATAAGGATCTGACGCTGGCAATGAATGCTGCGGCGCAGAGCAGTTCTTCAACGCCAATGGCGGCGCTTGCGCAGAGTCTTTACCGTTTACATCAGGGGAATGGTTTCGCTGATAAAGATTTCTCCAGCATTTTTTCTATGTTTTCATCAGAAAAATAA
- a CDS encoding Nif3-like dinuclear metal center hexameric protein, with product MISRTELQRVLDGLLKPADIKDYCPNGLQVEGKDRIKRIVTGVTASQRLIDAAVEHDADAIIVHHGYFWKGEADAITGMKKRRIKTLLENDINLFAYHLPIDVHTTLGNNAQLGKLLNFENARPHADISPQGIVFEARLETPVSQQELADNIETVLGKAPLVEGDPDQPISTVAWCTGGGQGFIDNVAQAGIDAFISGEVSEQTIHSAREQGVHFFACGHHATERYGVKALGEFLQEKFGLATTFIDIDNPA from the coding sequence ATGATTAGCAGAACTGAATTACAGCGAGTGCTTGATGGCTTACTTAAACCCGCGGATATTAAAGATTATTGTCCCAACGGATTACAGGTTGAAGGTAAAGACCGGATCAAGCGGATTGTTACCGGCGTAACAGCGTCGCAAAGACTGATTGATGCAGCTGTTGAGCATGACGCCGATGCCATTATTGTTCATCATGGTTATTTCTGGAAAGGTGAAGCCGACGCAATAACAGGTATGAAAAAGCGTCGCATAAAAACGCTTCTGGAGAATGACATTAACCTTTTTGCTTATCACTTACCTATCGATGTGCATACCACTTTGGGTAATAACGCGCAGTTAGGCAAACTTCTTAATTTTGAAAACGCCAGGCCCCATGCTGATATCAGCCCTCAGGGGATAGTATTCGAAGCTCGCCTGGAAACGCCGGTTTCGCAGCAAGAGCTTGCTGATAATATAGAAACCGTACTGGGAAAAGCCCCGCTGGTTGAAGGCGATCCCGATCAGCCAATATCAACTGTTGCCTGGTGCACAGGTGGTGGCCAGGGCTTTATAGATAATGTCGCACAGGCCGGCATCGATGCGTTCATCAGTGGTGAGGTGTCCGAGCAAACCATCCACAGTGCCAGAGAGCAGGGTGTTCATTTTTTTGCCTGTGGCCATCATGCTACAGAACGTTATGGCGTAAAAGCCCTGGGAGAATTCCTACAGGAAAAATTCGGCCTGGCAACCACGTTTATCGACATTGATAACCCAGCCTGA
- a CDS encoding NAD(P)-dependent oxidoreductase, with product MKKVCFLGLGVMGYPMAGHLSENGYKVTVFNRTTAKAENWCKQYTGEMAQTVSDAVYDADIVLMCVGNDNDVSEVAGQAVAAMKPGSILVDHTTASAELARQLNTLCREKEIGFLDAPVSGGQAGAQNGQLTVMVGGDPDTYEKALPVMQVFARHVQRIGDAGSGQLAKMMNQICIAGIVQGLAEALHFGEKAGLDCKQVIEVISKGAAQSWQMENRASTMINGEYEFGFAVDWMRKDLHIALEEARKNGSTLALTALVDQYYADVQKLGGGRWDTSSLLTRLHG from the coding sequence ATGAAAAAAGTCTGTTTTCTTGGTTTAGGCGTTATGGGGTATCCGATGGCAGGTCATTTGTCAGAAAACGGATACAAAGTAACCGTGTTTAATCGCACCACAGCAAAGGCTGAAAACTGGTGCAAGCAATATACTGGTGAAATGGCACAAACGGTTTCTGATGCCGTCTACGACGCTGATATAGTCTTGATGTGTGTGGGAAATGACAATGACGTCAGTGAGGTAGCGGGGCAGGCCGTAGCGGCGATGAAACCGGGTAGTATATTGGTTGATCACACAACCGCCTCTGCAGAATTAGCCAGACAATTGAACACCCTGTGCAGGGAAAAAGAGATAGGCTTTCTGGATGCCCCTGTATCAGGGGGCCAGGCCGGTGCTCAAAACGGTCAACTGACCGTAATGGTGGGCGGTGACCCTGATACTTATGAGAAGGCGTTGCCTGTAATGCAGGTCTTTGCCCGCCACGTTCAGCGTATAGGAGACGCCGGGAGTGGTCAGTTAGCAAAAATGATGAATCAAATCTGTATCGCCGGTATCGTACAGGGGTTAGCCGAAGCGCTACATTTTGGCGAAAAGGCCGGCCTTGACTGTAAGCAGGTTATTGAAGTCATCAGCAAAGGCGCAGCCCAGTCCTGGCAGATGGAAAACCGGGCCTCTACCATGATAAACGGGGAGTATGAATTCGGTTTCGCTGTAGACTGGATGCGCAAGGACCTGCACATTGCATTGGAAGAAGCACGAAAAAATGGCTCAACGCTGGCTCTCACCGCTTTGGTCGACCAATATTATGCTGATGTTCAAAAACTAGGGGGCGGGCGCTGGGACACGTCCAGTTTGCTAACCCGCTTACATGGTTAA
- a CDS encoding 2-hydroxyacid dehydrogenase produces MQCKIGVFSCQAYDQKTLNQASEHHKGAELKYFETTLNEQSVSLCQGLDTVCVFVNDTVNESVIIALAKSGVRHIALRCAGYNNIDLKAAKKYGLCVSRVPAYSPHSVAEHAIALMLTLNRKTHRAFNRVREGNFNLNGLMGFTLHGKRVGVVGTGHIGKATANILKGFGCTVLCCDPQPDSSLAAECTYTSFDDILQTCDIITLHCPLNDDTFHLIDHHNINQMKDGVMLINTSRGALIDTKAMIEGLKSEKIGSLGIDVYEQEASLFFTDHSMDIIHDDIFERLQTFPNVLITGHQGFFTREAMEEIATTTLANIVHFCQGTLSEHNRVI; encoded by the coding sequence ATGCAATGTAAAATAGGTGTATTTAGTTGTCAGGCGTACGACCAGAAGACCCTCAATCAGGCTTCAGAACATCATAAGGGCGCTGAGCTGAAGTATTTTGAAACCACACTTAATGAGCAGTCAGTATCGTTGTGCCAGGGGCTCGATACTGTGTGTGTCTTCGTAAATGATACGGTAAATGAATCGGTTATCATCGCCCTTGCCAAATCGGGAGTAAGGCATATCGCATTGCGCTGCGCTGGCTATAACAATATAGATCTTAAAGCCGCCAAAAAATACGGGTTATGTGTATCACGGGTACCGGCCTACTCGCCGCACAGTGTTGCCGAACATGCCATTGCACTAATGTTAACGCTCAACCGTAAAACACATCGTGCATTCAATAGGGTCAGGGAAGGAAATTTTAATTTAAACGGGCTGATGGGTTTTACCCTGCACGGTAAACGCGTCGGTGTAGTCGGCACCGGCCATATTGGCAAAGCCACAGCGAATATTCTAAAGGGGTTCGGTTGCACGGTACTCTGCTGCGATCCGCAGCCCGATAGTTCTTTGGCTGCCGAATGCACTTATACATCGTTTGACGACATTCTGCAGACCTGCGACATCATCACCCTACACTGCCCGCTAAATGATGATACCTTTCATTTAATTGACCACCACAACATCAATCAAATGAAAGACGGCGTCATGCTAATCAATACCTCCAGAGGGGCCCTTATCGATACCAAAGCCATGATAGAAGGCTTGAAGTCTGAAAAAATCGGTAGCCTGGGAATAGATGTTTATGAACAGGAAGCTTCTTTGTTTTTTACCGATCATTCAATGGATATCATTCATGATGACATTTTCGAGCGGCTACAAACATTTCCCAATGTACTGATAACCGGTCACCAGGGCTTTTTTACCCGCGAGGCTATGGAAGAAATTGCAACGACCACGTTAGCGAACATTGTTCACTTCTGTCAGGGGACCCTTAGCGAGCACAACCGTGTAATTTAA